Proteins co-encoded in one Bacteroidota bacterium genomic window:
- a CDS encoding response regulator, whose protein sequence is MKKSIPLIFLVVPGLFLAMAIMACISSLLSPTLTQVIKAISGMAFFSIAVTVILFSLKNTRKELKFEALGSQNKKENPEKENFSSKEYPKQIESELSRIKVLVVDSDTFNRFLLSAILQQNNASVDEASSNWEAKNLVRANNFDLILLDFEMIDRHVEEWVKELRGDQTEVDLPVIVIAKNASVQEVQAYILRGINAYLLRPVNEINLIEKINLVLENKQKNRNTGKAELGKDTISEHELYDLSELKKITKGDAVFFKKIIELFIENTPDTIEKIKTATKENQWEQVSMLAHKMRPSFSHMGIKDMAEVLKIVEENAGENRHLDELPALLDVFYRKTEKVIRRLKKVID, encoded by the coding sequence ATGAAAAAATCAATTCCACTAATTTTTTTGGTCGTTCCGGGCCTTTTTCTGGCCATGGCAATAATGGCTTGTATAAGTTCACTTTTAAGCCCTACACTGACTCAGGTTATTAAGGCCATTAGCGGAATGGCTTTTTTTTCTATAGCTGTAACTGTTATTTTATTTAGTCTGAAAAACACAAGGAAAGAATTAAAATTTGAAGCATTAGGTAGTCAAAATAAAAAAGAAAATCCGGAAAAAGAGAATTTTAGTTCAAAGGAATACCCAAAACAAATCGAATCTGAACTTAGCAGGATAAAAGTTCTTGTTGTTGATTCTGATACTTTTAACAGGTTTTTGTTAAGCGCAATCCTTCAACAGAATAATGCATCGGTAGATGAAGCGAGTAGCAATTGGGAAGCTAAAAATTTAGTTAGGGCAAATAATTTTGATTTGATATTGCTGGATTTTGAAATGATTGATAGGCATGTTGAGGAATGGGTAAAAGAATTAAGGGGAGATCAAACAGAAGTGGATTTACCAGTAATTGTAATTGCAAAAAATGCATCTGTTCAAGAAGTACAGGCTTATATTTTAAGGGGTATTAATGCATATTTGTTAAGACCAGTCAATGAAATTAATTTAATAGAGAAAATTAATTTAGTATTAGAGAATAAACAAAAGAATAGAAATACAGGCAAAGCTGAATTAGGAAAGGATACTATCAGCGAGCATGAATTATACGATTTGAGTGAATTAAAAAAAATCACCAAGGGGGATGCAGTTTTTTTCAAAAAAATCATAGAACTTTTTATTGAAAACACTCCGGATACAATAGAAAAAATTAAAACTGCAACCAAGGAAAACCAATGGGAGCAAGTTAGTATGCTTGCGCACAAAATGAGGCCATCCTTTTCCCATATGGGTATTAAGGATATGGCAGAGGTTTTAAAAATAGTAGAAGAAAATGCTGGAGAAAACAGGCATCTTGATGAACTTCCTGCGTTGCTGGATGTTTTTTATAGAAAAACGGAAAAGGTTATTAGGCGGCTTAAAAAAGTTA